Proteins encoded in a region of the Mucilaginibacter sabulilitoris genome:
- a CDS encoding beta strand repeat-containing protein, which produces MKVLLRYSVLVVMMFCLQAGVVNATTYDWIGNAATGSKTDWNNILNWQVLGALGLPTTPSTPPQSGDPVNIGLLSFSNPPAVLVNTTATCASITFGALIPSLLSSVINFAVDGTLTVSGDIYQSPALLSSYTVILSGGGRVDCLGNLKIGDQGIFLNNILTATTNVLTFASTITNLNIAKNVSVNGTTFGINLVIIGLILGEIDATFSLRGGTTSIGGKILTTNTSGGILNNSKATVKFYVEPSSGNATLKLGGPAPIDQSSLANSLDFYKSTGTGTCTVEYNDDDNTAGTTQTVYASTDPILDNNPATYNYLTMSNRVTKKVNAGTLTVDKNWISSGGIVDLTSNNPIVTVGGNWTNSCTVNQGSGKITITGSVINNSGGTLNLGIADLSIATNYTNNTGGIYTQSTGTTIFNGTANQTLRDFTTVGTKFNNVTFTGASTKTMNYNTGGNFSVSPKSTLTVTAQAVLGVTSDGTARTTALTMLSTAAGDASIANMSTGSIIGSINVQRYVTGVIRRYMLLSSPVNNASATTYSLVPLKATTFITGPSGAGNGFDDAPATGNSPSAFVYDENAPITQDVNSTNGNEYKPFATINESVPLANGLMYYFRGSRSIVNPFIRPFPAPDNTTLNFFGTVFKGTGAPAGTTGQFTANIINFPSTPPATYTSIAGTGTLSFNAATPIVKRGLNLLGNPYASVIDLQKVYSVNVAINSSYAYKFYYMLVKGGSTGPNSYSTKFAVYDASTGSIQPGANRYALSGQGFFVAAPGAYPIVFNETMKVSYSSYTGSSPTLPVFNVKNLNNITSIKLASSPRQTSLNEASTTADNTPASVPPIPSLRLELNKDTSILNTTDINFVNEANNTFRPGEDAPYLLSSGQGDLLYSFTTDSIGCFVNYMSTLEKLKRVNLSVEFSNYGLYKITAPSKANIDERYTIFLKDKYTNDSLDVVHNSEYAFNVDKNAASYAHDRFYLSIGIAPGHEYKLLGFSGTKVAAGIQLTWKTDNESTFTRFLVEKSTNGGKSYITIDSLLSTGAGSYTFTDPAPGTGQITYRLVQVLVSGDTQISKSLTFDFSASTELLSFMVYPSNTVQDIHIRLGKMYSNNIKINIINAVGSVVKTLTTSNTDVVQQNVGNLIKGMYIVDAIDEATGKRIGSAKFFKQ; this is translated from the coding sequence ATGAAAGTCTTATTACGTTATTCGGTATTGGTTGTGATGATGTTTTGCCTGCAGGCGGGGGTAGTGAATGCAACCACTTATGACTGGATTGGCAATGCCGCAACGGGCAGTAAAACTGATTGGAACAATATTTTAAACTGGCAGGTTCTCGGAGCATTAGGACTCCCAACTACCCCATCAACCCCACCCCAATCTGGTGACCCTGTTAATATTGGGCTTTTATCATTCAGCAACCCACCGGCTGTTCTCGTAAATACTACAGCAACATGTGCCTCCATCACATTCGGGGCTTTAATACCCTCGCTATTATCAAGTGTAATTAATTTTGCGGTAGATGGGACGCTGACAGTATCAGGAGATATTTATCAATCCCCGGCATTACTTAGCAGTTACACCGTTATACTTTCCGGAGGTGGAAGGGTTGATTGTTTAGGCAACTTAAAAATTGGCGATCAGGGTATATTTTTAAATAACATATTAACCGCAACAACCAACGTTTTAACATTTGCATCAACAATTACCAATTTAAACATCGCTAAAAACGTATCTGTCAATGGAACTACATTCGGTATTAATTTAGTAATCATAGGTCTTATTCTGGGCGAAATTGATGCGACTTTTTCTTTAAGGGGTGGCACAACTTCAATTGGCGGAAAAATTCTAACTACAAATACAAGTGGTGGCATCTTAAATAATTCAAAGGCCACAGTTAAATTTTATGTCGAGCCATCATCAGGAAATGCGACATTAAAACTTGGGGGTCCGGCACCAATTGACCAATCAAGCCTGGCAAACTCTTTGGATTTTTACAAAAGCACCGGTACGGGCACATGTACGGTGGAGTATAACGATGACGATAACACTGCCGGCACAACACAAACAGTTTATGCATCAACAGACCCTATTCTTGACAACAACCCGGCCACGTACAATTATTTAACCATGAGCAACCGTGTTACAAAAAAAGTAAATGCAGGTACGCTCACTGTAGATAAGAACTGGATAAGCAGCGGCGGCATAGTTGACCTCACGAGTAATAATCCAATTGTTACCGTTGGGGGTAACTGGACAAATTCATGTACTGTAAATCAGGGTTCCGGTAAAATTACCATTACAGGTTCGGTAATCAACAACTCAGGGGGCACGCTTAATTTGGGTATAGCAGATTTATCGATAGCTACAAATTACACCAACAATACTGGAGGTATTTATACGCAAAGTACCGGCACTACTATATTCAATGGCACTGCTAACCAAACGCTTAGAGATTTTACAACTGTGGGCACCAAATTCAATAATGTAACTTTTACCGGCGCATCAACAAAAACCATGAATTATAATACCGGGGGTAATTTTTCGGTGTCTCCCAAAAGTACTTTAACCGTTACAGCACAGGCTGTATTGGGTGTTACAAGCGATGGTACAGCCCGCACAACTGCATTAACAATGCTTTCTACCGCGGCTGGGGATGCGAGTATAGCTAATATGTCAACTGGCAGCATAATAGGCAGTATCAATGTGCAGCGTTATGTTACGGGCGTAATAAGGAGATATATGTTGCTTTCATCCCCTGTTAATAATGCATCGGCAACTACTTATAGCTTGGTACCGCTTAAAGCTACCACGTTTATAACCGGTCCTTCGGGTGCAGGAAATGGTTTTGACGATGCTCCGGCTACAGGAAATAGTCCATCCGCTTTTGTTTATGACGAAAACGCGCCCATAACGCAAGATGTAAACTCCACCAACGGAAATGAATATAAGCCTTTTGCGACCATAAATGAGTCGGTACCGCTGGCAAACGGTTTGATGTATTATTTCAGGGGCAGCCGGAGCATTGTAAACCCGTTTATCCGCCCCTTCCCAGCGCCAGATAATACCACGCTTAACTTTTTCGGGACTGTTTTTAAGGGCACCGGCGCTCCTGCTGGTACTACAGGTCAGTTTACCGCCAATATTATTAACTTCCCGTCAACGCCTCCAGCAACCTACACGTCGATAGCCGGAACAGGCACTTTATCCTTTAACGCTGCAACACCCATTGTAAAACGGGGACTTAACCTGCTCGGTAACCCTTATGCATCGGTGATTGATCTTCAAAAAGTTTATTCGGTTAATGTGGCCATCAATTCGAGCTATGCCTATAAATTTTATTACATGCTGGTAAAGGGGGGCAGCACCGGACCCAATAGTTACTCAACTAAATTTGCTGTTTATGATGCGTCAACAGGCTCCATTCAGCCAGGGGCAAACCGTTATGCTTTATCTGGTCAGGGCTTTTTTGTAGCTGCACCCGGGGCATATCCTATTGTTTTTAATGAAACTATGAAGGTGTCTTATTCGTCATATACCGGATCAAGCCCTACATTACCGGTATTCAACGTCAAAAACCTCAACAATATAACCAGCATAAAATTAGCATCAAGCCCCCGCCAAACCAGTCTGAACGAAGCTTCGACTACAGCAGATAATACACCAGCCAGCGTTCCTCCCATTCCATCATTGCGCTTAGAATTAAATAAAGACACATCTATACTTAATACTACTGATATTAATTTTGTTAATGAGGCCAATAATACTTTTCGGCCAGGCGAGGATGCCCCTTATCTTTTGTCATCGGGCCAGGGCGATTTGCTTTACTCTTTCACCACCGATTCTATAGGTTGCTTTGTAAATTATATGTCGACGCTCGAAAAATTAAAGCGTGTAAACCTGAGTGTGGAATTTTCCAACTACGGTTTATACAAGATTACGGCCCCATCCAAAGCCAATATCGACGAGCGTTATACCATCTTTTTAAAAGATAAATACACCAATGATTCTTTAGACGTGGTGCATAACTCCGAATATGCCTTTAATGTAGATAAAAACGCGGCCAGCTATGCACATGACCGTTTTTACTTAAGTATTGGCATTGCGCCGGGACATGAGTACAAACTATTGGGATTTAGCGGAACTAAGGTTGCCGCCGGTATACAGCTTACCTGGAAAACCGATAACGAAAGCACTTTTACCCGGTTCCTGGTTGAAAAAAGCACCAATGGCGGTAAATCATACATAACTATCGACAGTCTGCTATCTACAGGCGCGGGTAGTTATACCTTCACCGATCCGGCCCCGGGTACCGGACAGATCACTTACCGGCTGGTACAGGTTTTAGTAAGTGGTGATACACAAATATCTAAAAGCTTAACCTTTGATTTTTCAGCCAGTACTGAGCTGCTATCGTTTATGGTATATCCGAGCAATACCGTGCAGGACATCCATATCAGGCTCGGGAAAATGTACAGCAACAATATAAAGATCAATATTATAAACGCAGTCGGAAGCGTGGTAAAAACCCTCACCACCAGCAATACCGATGTTGTACAGCAAAATGTAGGCAACCTCATTAAAGGAATGTATATTGTTGATGCTATTGATGAAGCTACCGGTAAGCGCATCGGCAGCGCCAAGTTTTTTAAACAATAA
- a CDS encoding PA2169 family four-helix-bundle protein, with protein MENTQATTEVLNDLVQINNDRIEGYQRALKDLKDNEADLKSLFTTLIGDSHRYKLELGTEIAALGKDIETGTTTSGKIHRTWLDVKAAFTAHDTHDILEECEFGEDAILKAYKQALEEEYLPAYLRQLITRQQDELLDAHDEIKALRDGVQ; from the coding sequence ATGGAAAACACACAAGCAACCACCGAAGTTTTAAATGATCTGGTACAGATTAACAACGATCGTATTGAAGGCTATCAACGGGCTTTGAAAGATTTAAAAGATAATGAGGCCGATCTTAAATCTCTTTTTACAACATTAATTGGCGATAGTCACCGCTATAAATTGGAGCTGGGGACAGAAATTGCGGCATTAGGGAAGGACATTGAAACAGGAACAACAACCAGCGGTAAAATACACCGTACCTGGCTTGATGTAAAGGCAGCTTTCACCGCGCATGATACTCATGATATATTAGAAGAATGCGAGTTTGGCGAGGATGCAATACTTAAGGCTTACAAGCAAGCCCTGGAAGAAGAATACCTGCCTGCCTATTTACGGCAGCTGATTACAAGGCAGCAAGATGAACTGCTTGATGCCCATGATGAAATAAAAGCGCTTCGTGACGGAGTTCAGTAA
- a CDS encoding RNA polymerase sigma factor, with the protein MNKELKASAPTDSEIVLGILNNSETVLKKLYVTYFPMILQLIINNNGDEDDAKDIYQEAIIVLYNKIKSGQFELSSKLKTYIYSVCRRLWLKRLSHMHRYGGDIRDFEEYLPVDDEIDNHNDRDIQFNKMENALQLLGEPCKTIMEDFYIHNRSMQDICERFGYTNADNAKTQKYKCLQRLKKLFFQQK; encoded by the coding sequence GTGAATAAAGAGTTAAAAGCTTCGGCACCAACAGATAGCGAGATAGTTCTTGGTATACTTAATAATTCGGAAACCGTACTTAAAAAATTGTACGTTACTTATTTTCCGATGATATTACAGTTAATTATCAACAACAACGGAGATGAGGATGATGCCAAGGATATTTATCAGGAGGCAATAATAGTTCTTTACAATAAGATCAAATCGGGGCAGTTTGAATTAAGCAGTAAGCTTAAAACTTACATTTATTCGGTTTGCCGGAGGCTTTGGCTCAAAAGGCTTAGCCATATGCACAGATATGGAGGTGATATAAGGGATTTTGAAGAATACCTGCCTGTTGACGATGAGATTGATAACCATAATGACCGGGATATACAGTTTAATAAAATGGAAAACGCGCTCCAGTTATTAGGAGAACCCTGCAAAACCATTATGGAAGATTTTTATATACATAACAGATCAATGCAGGATATCTGCGAACGTTTTGGCTATACGAATGCCGATAATGCCAAAACACAAAAATATAAGTGCCTGCAAAGGCTGAAAAAATTGTTTTTTCAGCAAAAATAA
- a CDS encoding ATP-binding cassette domain-containing protein — MFNTLFSINNATVRFLTNTLFKDLTFKINKGENWALIGESGSGKSALLQTIAGRFNITGGTITYYFGEELANSQANSNGVNLNNKLIALVEPRHHFRNLSNTTDFYYQQRYNSSDSEDALTVDDYLLSIKSIMRPGTSWTLDKALTLLNLHSLRDKQLIKLSNGETKRLMLAAALLKNPVLLLLDNPLTGLDVKTREEFNGIIEQITASGISLIMATSVHEIPGAISHIAVLKNGAIVHEASKAEFNPARFEADNTDSIDTSELSSLLNIDKNPVAYNWIVKMDKVHIKYGDKVILEDVNWDIKTGQRWALLGHNGAGKSTLLSLINGDNPQAYANNIILFDKKRGTGESIWDIKKKIGFVSPELHQYFPTDNSCLQVIESGYYDTLGLFRPSNKDRAEIALRWMKALEIDKYARVLLKNIPASAQRLCLLARALIKNPALLIFDEPCQGMDDHQQLHFKNLVDTICNLSNVTLIYVTHYQHEIPNSVNRMLRLDKGKVVN; from the coding sequence ATGTTTAATACACTTTTCTCAATTAATAATGCAACTGTAAGATTTTTGACCAACACCCTGTTCAAGGATCTTACGTTTAAAATAAACAAGGGCGAAAACTGGGCATTGATTGGCGAAAGCGGATCTGGAAAAAGCGCCCTGCTTCAAACCATAGCCGGCCGCTTTAACATAACAGGCGGTACAATTACCTACTATTTCGGAGAGGAACTTGCAAATTCTCAGGCAAACAGCAACGGTGTTAATCTTAATAATAAGCTGATAGCCCTTGTTGAACCGAGGCATCATTTCAGAAACCTTTCTAACACTACCGATTTTTATTACCAGCAGCGTTATAATTCTTCAGACTCTGAGGATGCTTTAACTGTTGATGATTATTTATTATCTATCAAAAGCATCATGCGCCCCGGCACCTCCTGGACGCTTGACAAAGCCCTTACACTACTCAATCTGCATAGCTTACGTGATAAGCAATTAATAAAGCTATCAAACGGCGAAACTAAACGCTTAATGCTGGCCGCCGCACTGCTCAAAAACCCGGTGCTGCTGTTATTGGATAACCCGTTAACCGGTTTGGATGTAAAAACAAGGGAAGAGTTTAACGGAATTATTGAACAGATCACCGCATCGGGTATCAGCTTGATCATGGCAACTTCTGTACATGAAATTCCGGGAGCTATAAGCCATATCGCGGTATTAAAAAATGGTGCAATAGTTCACGAAGCCAGCAAAGCTGAATTTAATCCTGCTCGTTTTGAAGCCGATAATACCGACAGCATAGACACAAGCGAGTTGAGCAGTTTATTAAACATTGATAAAAATCCGGTTGCTTATAACTGGATAGTAAAAATGGATAAGGTACACATTAAATATGGCGACAAAGTTATATTGGAGGATGTGAACTGGGATATAAAAACCGGACAAAGATGGGCGTTGCTTGGGCATAATGGAGCGGGAAAATCAACCCTGCTTAGTTTAATTAATGGCGATAACCCCCAGGCTTATGCCAACAACATTATTTTATTTGATAAAAAAAGGGGTACCGGCGAAAGTATCTGGGATATAAAAAAGAAGATAGGTTTTGTGTCGCCCGAGCTGCACCAGTATTTTCCTACTGATAACAGCTGCCTGCAGGTAATTGAATCTGGTTATTATGATACGCTCGGTTTGTTCAGACCAAGCAATAAAGACCGGGCCGAAATTGCACTGCGATGGATGAAGGCACTTGAAATTGATAAATATGCCCGGGTACTACTAAAAAATATACCTGCAAGCGCCCAGCGTTTATGTCTGCTGGCAAGGGCGCTTATAAAAAACCCCGCCCTGCTTATTTTTGACGAACCCTGCCAGGGCATGGATGATCACCAGCAACTGCACTTTAAAAACCTGGTAGATACCATTTGCAACCTTAGTAACGTGACCCTTATTTATGTAACCCATTACCAGCATGAAATACCCAACAGTGTTAACAGGATGCTGCGTTTAGATAAAGGAAAAGTAGTTAACTAA
- a CDS encoding IS1182 family transposase, with protein MLAQQQQIQFSAFSGLYDLIVPKDNLLRKINDLIDFTFIYEELVSKYCMTNGRTAESPVRMFKYLLLKTIYTVSDVDVVERSQYDMSFKYFLDMSPEEGIIDPSSLTKFRKLRLKDNDLLNLLIGKTVTIAIEKGLIRSKSIIVDATHSLSRSNPYSALEVLRERSKLLRKAVYAIDEDMKAGMPEKNTADELEKELAYCSALEKYIEADQPLCQIPAVKEKLNLLKETVADTQEHYIVSKDKDAKTGHKSADSSFFGYKTHLAMTEERIITAAVITSGEKGDGPELPKLLEISQNNGINVEKIIGDSAYSGKDNLELTSAQEIKIVAKLNPSITQGFRKDEDRFDYNKDAGMFVCPAGHLAIRKARGGKKNIGENQVDTYYFDVEKCKICPLREHCYKPGAKAKTYSVSIKSDMHLQQMAFQETAEYKESIKHRYKVEAKNSELKNVHGYDRAIAYGIENMQMQGALTIFTVNLKRIIKLIS; from the coding sequence ATGCTTGCCCAACAACAACAGATACAGTTTAGCGCGTTTTCAGGTCTTTATGACCTGATCGTTCCTAAAGACAATCTTCTTCGGAAGATCAACGACCTGATAGATTTTACATTTATCTATGAAGAACTGGTCAGCAAATATTGCATGACGAATGGCAGGACAGCGGAAAGTCCCGTGCGGATGTTCAAATATCTGTTGTTAAAAACGATCTATACGGTTTCAGATGTAGATGTTGTTGAGCGTTCGCAGTATGATATGTCGTTCAAATATTTCCTGGATATGTCACCGGAAGAAGGAATTATCGATCCGAGTTCATTGACCAAGTTCAGAAAGCTGCGGCTAAAGGATAATGATCTGTTAAACCTGCTTATTGGTAAAACGGTGACCATAGCTATTGAAAAAGGGCTCATCCGCTCAAAATCCATTATTGTTGATGCTACCCATTCCCTGTCGAGATCCAACCCGTATTCAGCATTGGAAGTATTGCGGGAACGTTCAAAGTTACTCCGCAAAGCTGTTTATGCGATAGATGAAGATATGAAGGCAGGCATGCCCGAAAAGAACACAGCCGACGAATTGGAAAAAGAACTGGCTTATTGCAGTGCATTGGAAAAGTATATTGAAGCCGATCAACCGTTATGCCAGATACCTGCGGTAAAAGAAAAACTGAATCTATTGAAAGAGACAGTAGCAGATACTCAGGAGCACTATATAGTATCTAAAGATAAGGATGCCAAAACCGGCCATAAATCAGCTGATAGCTCATTCTTTGGTTATAAGACCCATTTGGCGATGACAGAGGAACGCATCATTACCGCTGCCGTAATCACATCGGGTGAAAAAGGTGATGGTCCGGAGCTTCCCAAACTTTTAGAAATCAGCCAAAACAATGGGATCAACGTAGAAAAGATTATCGGGGATTCAGCTTATTCAGGAAAAGACAATCTTGAACTGACGAGCGCTCAAGAGATAAAGATTGTAGCCAAACTAAACCCTTCCATCACTCAGGGTTTCAGAAAGGATGAGGACAGATTTGACTATAATAAGGATGCAGGCATGTTCGTCTGCCCGGCAGGGCATCTGGCTATCCGAAAAGCACGCGGCGGGAAAAAGAATATCGGCGAGAATCAGGTAGACACCTATTACTTTGATGTTGAAAAATGTAAGATATGCCCATTAAGAGAGCATTGCTATAAGCCCGGCGCGAAGGCTAAAACCTATTCGGTCAGCATTAAATCAGACATGCACCTGCAGCAGATGGCATTCCAGGAAACGGCAGAGTATAAAGAAAGTATCAAACACAGATATAAGGTCGAAGCGAAGAACAGTGAGCTAAAAAACGTTCATGGTTATGACCGGGCAATAGCTTACGGTATCGAAAATATGCAGATGCAGGGTGCGTTGACCATCTTTACAGTAAATCTTAAGAGAATCATCAAGCTGATAAGCTAA
- a CDS encoding NADH-quinone oxidoreductase subunit D: MVLNMGPQHPSTHGVLRLELITDGEIVKEVIPHIGYLHRCFEKHAESLTYQQTIPFTDRLDYLASMNNSHAFVMGVERMMGIDKDIPKRVEYIRVLVCELNRIASHLIAIGTYGIDIGAFTPFLWCFRDREHIMGMLEWASGSRMLYNYIWVGGLFYDLPVGFEERCRDFVEYFKPKMVELNQLLTDNQVFISRTANVGVLPLDVAINYGCSGPMLRASGLKWDLRRIDNYSAYPELDFEIPVGKGLMGTVGDCWDRYKVRVDEIEQSLRIVEQCLDRLQNELKRTPDFDPRAKMPRKTIPKAQDYYVRCEGAKGELGFYFMADGKSEIPTRVKSRGPSFNNLSVLPEISKGVLIADLIAIVGSIDFVLGEVDR; this comes from the coding sequence ATGGTGCTCAATATGGGCCCTCAGCATCCTTCAACACATGGTGTTTTGCGTTTGGAGCTTATAACCGATGGCGAAATAGTAAAAGAAGTTATTCCGCATATTGGCTACCTGCACCGTTGTTTTGAAAAACACGCCGAATCGTTAACCTACCAGCAAACCATTCCGTTTACTGACAGGCTTGACTACCTTGCCTCTATGAACAACAGCCACGCTTTTGTAATGGGTGTTGAACGTATGATGGGCATTGACAAAGATATCCCCAAACGGGTTGAATACATCCGCGTGTTGGTTTGTGAACTTAACCGGATCGCATCGCACTTGATAGCCATTGGCACCTACGGTATTGATATAGGCGCGTTTACCCCTTTTTTATGGTGTTTTAGAGACAGGGAACATATTATGGGCATGCTGGAGTGGGCTTCGGGTTCACGCATGCTGTATAATTATATTTGGGTTGGCGGTTTGTTTTATGATCTGCCCGTGGGTTTTGAAGAACGTTGCCGTGATTTTGTGGAATACTTTAAACCAAAAATGGTGGAGCTTAACCAACTGCTAACCGATAATCAGGTATTTATATCGCGCACGGCAAACGTAGGCGTGCTACCGCTTGATGTGGCCATAAACTATGGCTGCTCAGGCCCAATGCTGCGTGCTTCGGGTTTAAAGTGGGATTTGAGACGTATAGACAATTATTCGGCTTATCCCGAGCTTGATTTTGAGATACCTGTTGGTAAAGGCCTCATGGGCACCGTAGGCGACTGCTGGGACCGGTACAAGGTACGGGTTGATGAAATAGAACAGTCATTACGTATAGTTGAGCAATGCCTTGACCGCCTGCAAAACGAGCTAAAACGCACACCCGATTTTGATCCGCGTGCTAAAATGCCCCGCAAAACCATACCTAAGGCACAAGATTATTATGTACGCTGTGAAGGCGCTAAAGGCGAGCTGGGTTTTTATTTTATGGCCGATGGGAAATCAGAGATACCTACCCGTGTAAAATCACGCGGACCAAGTTTTAACAATTTATCTGTATTACCAGAAATATCAAAAGGCGTACTCATTGCCGACCTGATAGCTATTGTTGGCTCTATCGATTTTGTTTTGGGAGAGGTAGATAGGTAG
- a CDS encoding S1C family serine protease translates to MSDNQLTELIERYLNDDMSHDERIEFELLRKNDAAVDSRVTEHKQFIGLLKQYGERLELEKRLNAIHDEIDVHALKEEVTIHPVWIVRMWRHHHSKISVAASIAIFAILSTLFFTGKLNNHDSRFVQLSQKVDQLQSSNDQLKHTINTSLKNSKPVKPVKPKVVNPGNFRGTGFALSSNGYIATNYHVVTGADSVYVQNASGESFHAKVIYTEPQYDIAILQINDPSFKNLGAVPYNFKKSGSDLGENVYTFGYPSGQEVFGPGSLTAATGYHGDTLNYQVSIPVDYGNSGGPLLDDKGNLIGVIRGLQTQVAGTAFAVKSAYLLKAIQNIPSDSLSKSLTLNNKNTLAGLSRTQQLKKLKNYVFMVKVYNQ, encoded by the coding sequence ATGAGCGATAACCAACTTACGGAATTAATTGAACGGTACCTCAATGATGACATGAGTCATGATGAGCGTATTGAGTTTGAATTGCTCCGCAAAAACGATGCTGCGGTTGACAGCCGGGTAACCGAGCACAAGCAGTTTATTGGTTTGCTGAAGCAATATGGCGAGCGTTTGGAACTGGAGAAACGCCTGAATGCCATTCATGATGAAATTGATGTGCATGCACTGAAAGAAGAGGTGACCATCCATCCAGTATGGATTGTGCGTATGTGGCGCCATCATCACTCAAAAATATCGGTTGCTGCGTCAATTGCCATATTTGCTATTTTGAGTACGCTGTTTTTTACGGGTAAGCTTAATAATCACGATTCACGCTTTGTACAATTAAGCCAAAAGGTAGATCAGCTTCAGAGTTCAAACGATCAGCTTAAACATACCATAAACACAAGCCTTAAGAACAGTAAACCTGTTAAACCGGTTAAACCTAAGGTTGTCAATCCGGGTAATTTCAGAGGTACAGGCTTCGCTTTATCATCAAACGGCTATATAGCAACCAATTACCATGTAGTTACCGGTGCCGATTCAGTTTATGTGCAAAATGCCAGCGGTGAATCGTTCCATGCCAAGGTGATCTATACAGAACCTCAGTATGATATTGCCATATTGCAGATCAACGATCCGTCGTTTAAAAACTTAGGCGCTGTGCCATATAACTTTAAAAAATCAGGCAGCGATCTGGGCGAAAATGTGTACACGTTTGGTTATCCGAGCGGGCAGGAAGTTTTCGGCCCAGGTTCATTAACAGCAGCTACCGGTTATCATGGCGATACGCTGAATTACCAGGTATCTATCCCGGTTGATTATGGTAACAGCGGCGGCCCGTTGCTTGATGATAAAGGTAACCTGATTGGTGTTATCCGTGGTTTACAAACCCAGGTTGCTGGTACCGCGTTTGCGGTGAAATCGGCTTATTTATTAAAAGCGATACAAAACATCCCGTCCGATTCGTTAAGTAAATCGTTAACCTTAAATAACAAAAATACACTGGCCGGCTTAAGCCGTACCCAGCAGCTAAAAAAACTTAAAAACTATGTTTTCATGGTTAAAGTTTATAACCAATAA
- a CDS encoding cupin-like domain-containing protein yields MDIIRRDNITYEEFMEEHYKPGIPLVFTNAAKVWKANGLFSPDWFRENYPDRKTDVRGQILTIKQAMDMVEASTEEKPAVYPIIFDIPATIPELMPLLDPLDLNYASPNWLKNKMFSLGKWGGATEMFVGGPGGRFPYMHIDYYHLNAWITQLYGKKRFTVFPRGQEHLLYPRPDDPWRSEVNVFEPDYNKHPLFKEATPINFVVGPGETLFIPFGTWHTAYSLTPTISVAFDTLNSKNHKEFMKDVWTFKKRDSKLKAVAMYAYAAVATQTSKISEALKGK; encoded by the coding sequence ATGGATATCATCCGCAGAGACAACATCACTTACGAAGAGTTTATGGAGGAGCATTATAAACCCGGCATTCCGCTGGTTTTTACCAATGCTGCCAAAGTTTGGAAAGCTAATGGCTTGTTTAGCCCCGATTGGTTCAGGGAAAACTACCCCGACAGGAAAACCGACGTACGCGGCCAAATATTGACTATTAAACAGGCAATGGATATGGTTGAGGCCAGTACCGAAGAGAAACCGGCTGTATACCCTATAATATTCGATATCCCGGCCACTATACCCGAGTTGATGCCGCTGTTAGACCCATTGGATCTGAACTATGCGTCGCCAAACTGGCTGAAAAATAAAATGTTTAGTTTGGGCAAATGGGGTGGCGCCACCGAAATGTTTGTTGGCGGCCCGGGCGGTAGGTTTCCATACATGCATATTGATTATTACCACCTTAATGCCTGGATTACCCAGCTTTATGGCAAAAAACGCTTTACCGTGTTCCCACGCGGACAAGAACATTTACTTTATCCTCGTCCTGATGATCCATGGCGCTCGGAGGTAAACGTATTTGAACCCGATTACAATAAACACCCTTTGTTTAAAGAAGCCACTCCTATCAACTTTGTAGTAGGCCCCGGCGAAACCCTGTTTATTCCCTTTGGCACCTGGCATACGGCCTATTCGCTAACGCCTACCATATCTGTAGCTTTTGATACGCTGAACAGTAAAAACCATAAAGAGTTTATGAAGGATGTATGGACGTTTAAAAAGCGCGACAGCAAACTAAAAGCCGTCGCCATGTACGCATATGCAGCGGTAGCGACCCAAACATCCAAAATCAGCGAGGCTTTAAAAGGTAAATAG